In the genome of Neodiprion fabricii isolate iyNeoFabr1 chromosome 4, iyNeoFabr1.1, whole genome shotgun sequence, the window ACCTGCGATTTCTGTGTAAAATGAAGGCTTCTACGACTTAATAAGCTAACACGAGTGTCTTGTTACAGAGTCGGATAATACTTTGCATTCTCAGTTTTTAAAAGAGATCGGTGCAGACGTTAATCTTGGGAAATAAGTTATTTTAGGGGCAATTCGTTCCGCGTCGAATATCTACAGCAATCTTATAGTTTTATGTACCACGCAAAGTTTGATACAAGTTAATACAATAATTCTACTGGAACAGATCAATTTTagtatgaaaagaaaatgtagtaaATAAAGTAACGCTGCCCACAAAAAGGATTCAAAAAtcttcattcaaaatattctaaGCTACGAACTTGCAAAAAATGTCAGTTGGATCATTCATTGCGCCTCATTCGGATtcagtaaaatttaaaaacggAATTAATTGTATCTTACCAACGTCTGCAAGTGTCGAAACTCTAACATTATAAGAATGCATTAAGTTGTTTTGCATTCAAGATTTGCGATAATTACTCGTTACGTATAGTACctaattaaaatgaaatattcgttATGATATCCCAACACTTTACATAGGCCTGAAAGATTAATAGTTGTAACGATCTAGATGGGATCTTTCTGCtgacaaataaatttctatacaaaatttaatatcagTCGTTTAACTCTCACATTTTTCCCTCACGAATCGCTGTCTCGTGAAGTCTCAAAAACGCGAGTTTTTTTTAGTATTGCGTCGGCTAATAAgctatgaataaatatatcacAGTTTTACGCGAAATCAGTGAGTATCATAGGCATTCCCAAGTATACGTCTATGGTGAGTATTACAGTAAAAATTGACATTTCAACGGCAGAGAGTGGGATCTAGGGCGACCCAGAAAAATTGCATGATTGAAAGAACGTTCAAAGCCGCGCATTACAAATGAAACGTAGGAGTTTTGAATCAAAAATGTATTATGTCAACTTTTTCagaataaatcaaaatattccAGACATTTTCCGGAACTTAAGGAGCATTAGACGCCCTGTTGACACGGTAAGTAAATTCAAGCATGGAATTTCACCAAGATAAATCACTTagtttattgatttttgtttgaatgTTTACATTAGTTTCCACCCTTGGCAGCCAGCCTCTTGTCACGTTCTTCAGCAATGGACAACTTGACACCCTTGCCTCTTGGCAAACTAACGTAAGCCTTAGATCCTTTGCCAATAATGAACACGTTGTTCAGcctaagaaagaaaaatcaagtttAGAGATACCTTATTTCGAGGTGCATGAACAATcgcaaattgaaattattctacaTGACAATTTGTTTGTATCCTTCCTGGGTAATACGGAAAGGTGAGCTGTGACCTGACAGTGACCTTGGAGGgacattaatttcattttggcCAATTTTTGACTGAGACACGTTTCAAGATACAATGCCTTAGCTTCGATACGGCCAAATTCATGaagtacaaaattgaaaaaaagataaatatttaatagaAGGGGTTTTTCACTACCTGGTGGCAAAGGTGTGTCCTTGAGAATCTTTGATATGACAGATGTCAAAGGATCCAGGATGACGCTCACGGCTCACAACACTGCCAACACGACCCAAATTCCTGCCTCCCGTGATCATGCACAAATTGCCTTGAAAATTGGACAACAAATTGGAATAAGTTTACGAAATTCGCGTTGGGTGAACTATTACTTTCACACAAATTCgagtattttcaattcacagAATCTAGAAGATAGCGAAAGATATGTACCAGAATCAAATCGAATAGagtcaataatttttcctgTGGCAATGTCCAGCTGTATGGTGTCATTCACCTTGATTACAGGGTCTGGGTAACGCAATGTTCTACCGTCATGGGTAACAAGGAAGGGAATTCCTTTGGGTCCGGTTTGTACACGTTTAACTTTGCAGAGCTTGTACTGAAAATAAAAGCACAGAATAATTACCACCGCGAAGTGTAAATCTCTAAAAGTTAACCTGAATGTTGCTTAAATACCTTAGCCTCCTCGGCGGAAATTCTGTGAATGGTAAAACGTCCCTTGACATCATAGATCAGGCGGAAAAATTCACCAGTCTTTTCAATAGTCACGACATCTGTAAGAATATAAAGAAAGTATAGAAGCGCATGCATTGATAGTTGCAgggctattattattactaatatGTTAGACATTCCATGTTTTATTAGTTGTTTCCTCCTTGGGTAATACAAATTAAACCATTTGACAGTGTATCTGTGACCATAAGAAGGATGATT includes:
- the LOC124179582 gene encoding 40S ribosomal protein S4 isoform X2; the encoded protein is MARGPKKHLKRLNAPKAWMLDKLGGVYAPRPSTGPHKLRESLPLVIFLRNRLKYALTNCEVKKIVMQRLIKVDGKVRTDPNYPSGFMDVVTIEKTGEFFRLIYDVKGRFTIHRISAEEAKYKLCKVKRVQTGPKGIPFLVTHDGRTLRYPDPVIKVNDTIQLDIATGKIIDSIRFDSGNLCMITGGRNLGRVGSVVSRERHPGSFDICHIKDSQGHTFATRLNNVFIIGKGSKAYVSLPRGKGVKLSIAEERDKRLAAKGGN